The Sphaerospermopsis torques-reginae ITEP-024 genome has a window encoding:
- a CDS encoding DUF6335 family protein produces MTKKRKKQENKTDDLPQGITESYGTGVKNLPGYNIGERSLWENRQEYTENSPEFPAEYPIAGDEVDSYWQDTVGDEAVGGTVATPEKNVTEELETAVGLEMNDYAFLRTNDILEHRDDARWELDLKYSEDYE; encoded by the coding sequence ATGACAAAAAAACGAAAAAAACAGGAAAATAAAACTGATGATTTGCCACAGGGAATTACTGAATCCTATGGTACAGGCGTAAAAAACTTACCGGGATATAATATTGGTGAGCGATCGCTGTGGGAAAATAGACAAGAGTATACAGAAAACAGTCCTGAATTTCCTGCTGAATACCCTATTGCGGGTGATGAAGTTGATAGTTATTGGCAAGATACGGTAGGAGATGAAGCTGTGGGTGGTACTGTTGCTACTCCTGAAAAAAATGTAACGGAGGAATTAGAAACAGCAGTAGGTTTAGAAATGAATGATTATGCTTTTCTTCGCACCAACGATATTTTAGAACATCGTGATGATGCACGTTGGGAACTAGATCTGAAGTATTCTGAAGATTATGAATAA
- a CDS encoding DUF2267 domain-containing protein: MEYTEFITHVQSLAQSNSREEAEVATRATLETVRELIPKDEAQELAAQIPPELGKYLRGRETEASQSFHLQEFIERASQKENIEPTTAAMHVRAVFAVLQNAVTPEKFKKFHAYFTHDYEELFATSSTSEMPA; this comes from the coding sequence ATGGAATATACAGAGTTTATTACCCATGTACAAAGTCTAGCTCAATCAAATTCCCGTGAAGAAGCAGAAGTTGCTACTCGTGCGACATTAGAAACAGTGAGAGAACTGATTCCTAAGGATGAAGCACAAGAATTAGCTGCACAAATACCACCAGAATTAGGTAAATATTTACGTGGTAGAGAAACAGAAGCTAGTCAATCTTTTCATCTGCAAGAGTTTATTGAGCGTGCTAGTCAGAAAGAAAATATAGAACCAACTACAGCAGCAATGCACGTGCGGGCAGTTTTTGCGGTTTTACAAAATGCGGTAACTCCAGAGAAATTCAAGAAATTTCATGCTTATTTTACCCATGATTATGAGGAATTATTTGCCACTTCATCAACCAGTGAAATGCCAGCATAA
- a CDS encoding TMEM165/GDT1 family protein, with product MDWNLLGLSFITVFLSELGDKSQLAAIALSGQGQSRKAIFFGTAGALVLTSLLGALAGGAVAELFPTRILKAIAAVGFAILAIRLLLPSSETESD from the coding sequence ATGGATTGGAATCTTTTAGGACTCAGCTTTATTACAGTTTTTCTCTCTGAGTTGGGAGATAAAAGTCAGTTAGCAGCGATCGCTCTTTCTGGTCAAGGTCAATCACGAAAAGCGATATTTTTCGGTACAGCAGGTGCTTTAGTATTAACCAGTTTACTGGGAGCATTAGCTGGGGGTGCAGTTGCAGAGTTATTCCCTACAAGAATTTTAAAGGCGATCGCTGCTGTGGGGTTTGCTATTCTGGCTATTCGTCTACTTTTACCTAGTAGTGAAACTGAATCTGATTAA